In Aestuariibaculum lutulentum, one DNA window encodes the following:
- a CDS encoding phospho-sugar mutase, with protein MIHIEPKILDRINTWLTPTFDEETQDFIKNSIAHNPKDIQESFYKDLEFGTGGMRGVMGIGTNRINKYTLGKSTQGLSDYLHKSFPGETPKAVIAYDCRHNSKTLAKVVADVFSANGIEVYLFEDLRPTPELSFAVKHLNCHCGIVLTASHNPPEYNGYKVYWQDGGQLVPPQDGEVITMINDIDYSDIKFEANDALIHYISTDVDNAFIEASVKNGCVGATQAAKDDLTIVFTSLHGTSITAVPETLKRAGYKNVYIVKEQEVPNGDFPTVASPNPEEPAALKMALELAEKVNADIVIGTDPDCDRLGVAVRNSEGELQLLNGNQTMLMMTDFLLKQWKAEGKINGTQFIASTIVSTPMLNKLAEAYNVESKIVLTGFKWIAKLIKDYPQLDFIGGGEESFGYMVGDFVRDKDAVTSTLLACEIAAITKSNGSSFYNELIKLYVEHGCFKEKLVSLTKKGIEGAQEITQMMIDARENPLKEINGSKVVKLEDYDTSIAKHLLTGEETTIDVPKSNVLIYYTEDGSQIALRPSGTEPKIKFYVSVNTKLNSAEDFKTVEAELDIKAETILKDMKLI; from the coding sequence ATGATACACATCGAACCAAAAATTTTAGACCGAATTAACACCTGGTTAACCCCAACTTTTGACGAAGAAACACAAGATTTTATAAAAAACAGTATTGCTCACAACCCAAAAGATATTCAGGAGAGCTTTTACAAAGATTTAGAATTTGGTACCGGAGGTATGCGTGGTGTTATGGGTATTGGTACGAACCGTATTAATAAATATACACTTGGAAAAAGCACACAAGGCTTAAGCGACTATTTGCACAAATCGTTTCCTGGAGAAACACCAAAAGCCGTTATTGCTTACGATTGCCGCCACAACAGTAAAACTTTAGCTAAAGTAGTTGCAGATGTATTTTCGGCCAATGGCATTGAAGTGTATTTATTTGAAGACTTACGCCCTACACCAGAATTATCGTTTGCTGTAAAACATTTAAACTGCCATTGCGGAATTGTTTTAACAGCATCTCACAACCCACCAGAATACAACGGATATAAAGTATATTGGCAAGATGGTGGACAGTTAGTACCACCACAAGATGGTGAAGTTATCACTATGATTAACGATATTGATTATTCTGATATTAAGTTTGAAGCTAACGATGCTTTAATCCATTATATAAGCACAGATGTTGATAATGCATTTATCGAAGCATCAGTAAAAAACGGATGCGTTGGTGCAACCCAAGCCGCAAAAGACGATTTAACTATCGTATTTACCTCTTTACACGGAACATCGATTACTGCTGTTCCTGAAACCTTAAAACGTGCCGGATATAAAAATGTTTATATTGTAAAAGAACAGGAAGTACCTAATGGCGATTTCCCTACAGTAGCTTCACCTAACCCTGAAGAACCTGCAGCTTTAAAAATGGCTTTAGAGTTAGCCGAAAAAGTAAATGCCGATATTGTTATAGGAACCGACCCAGATTGCGACCGTTTAGGTGTAGCTGTTAGAAACAGTGAAGGTGAATTACAATTACTTAACGGAAATCAAACCATGTTAATGATGACCGATTTCTTATTAAAACAATGGAAAGCTGAAGGCAAAATTAACGGAACCCAATTTATTGCTTCAACCATCGTATCAACGCCGATGCTAAATAAACTGGCTGAAGCTTATAATGTAGAAAGTAAAATTGTTTTAACAGGATTTAAGTGGATTGCCAAATTAATTAAAGACTATCCACAATTAGACTTTATTGGTGGTGGTGAAGAAAGTTTCGGCTACATGGTAGGTGACTTTGTACGCGACAAAGATGCGGTAACTTCTACCCTATTAGCTTGCGAAATTGCTGCCATTACAAAATCTAACGGAAGCTCTTTTTACAACGAATTAATAAAACTTTACGTTGAGCACGGCTGTTTTAAAGAAAAATTGGTGTCTCTGACTAAAAAAGGCATTGAAGGTGCACAGGAAATCACGCAAATGATGATTGATGCCCGCGAAAATCCGCTTAAAGAAATCAACGGGTCGAAAGTTGTTAAACTGGAAGATTACGACACATCGATTGCAAAACATTTATTAACGGGAGAAGAAACTACTATTGATGTACCAAAATCGAACGTATTAATCTATTATACAGAAGACGGTAGTCAGATTGCTTTAAGACCTAGTGGTACTGAACCAAAAATTAAATTTTACGTGAGTGTTAATACAAAATTAAACTCTGCAGAAGATTTCAAAACCGTTGAAGCAGAATTAGACATTAAAGCGGAAACCATTTTAAAAGACATGAAGCTTATCTAA